Proteins co-encoded in one Halorussus lipolyticus genomic window:
- a CDS encoding DUF354 domain-containing protein, with translation MDSDAAAVARTPLTATRHNEEAREANGHTNRRDDRDRRIDATSDDADESGAAGSESNETGQCCQGWQAVNVVVTIQHPAHVHFFRPIIRELRARGDEVRVFAREKDVALDLLDHYGLDYTVLAGKPDSLGGLARVQATYEYRLWQAVRRFNPDVMTAIGGTAVAHVSTLVGAESVIWLDNEGILAHKLTTPFADVVATPRRFRDDFGAGHVRYDGFQELAYLHPDRFEADEEGLRNHGIDPDEDYAVVRFREWSALHDVGEAGFSGADKRRLVEALDDHGDVYVVSESRLPESFRDNRLPVPPHLVHDLLSEADLYVGDSATMSTEAALLGTPAVRCQSFADGEDMSNFVELGEEGLLYSTADGEQAVQMATTLARDDPEDDWERRQNRLLETKIDVVPFAIGLLVREGGGDGEPPSERPEVPETADSAVSAMD, from the coding sequence GTGGATTCGGACGCCGCCGCAGTAGCACGGACGCCCCTCACGGCGACGAGACACAACGAGGAGGCCCGAGAAGCCAATGGACACACCAATCGACGCGACGACCGAGACAGACGTATCGATGCGACGAGTGACGACGCCGACGAGAGCGGCGCGGCCGGTAGCGAGTCGAACGAGACCGGCCAGTGCTGTCAGGGGTGGCAGGCAGTGAACGTCGTCGTCACCATCCAACACCCCGCGCACGTCCACTTCTTCCGGCCGATAATCCGCGAACTCCGGGCGCGGGGCGACGAGGTTCGGGTGTTCGCCCGCGAGAAGGACGTGGCGCTCGACCTGCTCGACCACTACGGCCTCGACTACACCGTGCTGGCGGGCAAGCCGGACTCGCTCGGAGGACTGGCCCGCGTGCAGGCAACCTACGAGTATCGGCTCTGGCAGGCCGTCAGACGCTTCAACCCCGACGTGATGACCGCCATCGGCGGGACCGCGGTGGCCCACGTCTCGACACTGGTCGGGGCCGAGAGCGTGATTTGGCTGGACAACGAGGGAATTTTGGCCCACAAACTGACGACGCCCTTCGCCGACGTGGTGGCGACTCCGCGGCGCTTCCGGGACGACTTCGGCGCGGGCCACGTCCGCTACGACGGCTTTCAGGAACTGGCGTACCTCCACCCCGACCGGTTCGAGGCCGACGAGGAGGGACTCCGGAATCACGGCATCGACCCCGACGAGGACTACGCGGTGGTCCGGTTCCGGGAGTGGTCGGCGCTCCACGACGTGGGCGAGGCCGGATTCTCGGGCGCGGACAAGCGACGGTTGGTCGAGGCGCTCGACGACCACGGCGACGTGTACGTGGTCAGCGAGTCCCGACTCCCCGAGTCCTTCCGGGACAACCGCCTGCCGGTGCCGCCCCACCTCGTCCACGACCTGCTCTCGGAGGCCGACCTCTACGTCGGCGACTCGGCCACGATGTCCACGGAGGCCGCCCTGCTGGGCACGCCCGCGGTCCGATGCCAGTCGTTCGCCGACGGCGAGGACATGTCGAACTTCGTGGAACTGGGCGAGGAGGGCCTGCTCTACTCGACGGCCGACGGCGAGCAGGCGGTCCAGATGGCGACCACGCTGGCCCGCGACGACCCCGAGGACGACTGGGAGCGCCGCCAGAACCGCCTGCTGGAGACCAAAATCGACGTGGTTCCGTTCGCCATCGGTCTCCTCGTCCGCGAGGGCGGCGGGGACGGCGAACCGCCGAGCGAGCGCCCCGAGGTGCCCGAGACCGCCGATAGCGCGGTCAGCGCGATGGACTGA
- a CDS encoding glycosyltransferase, whose amino-acid sequence MKVLSLTANTPGFYRRETAALADLGIERTTLEVPGNPDEGRSVADYLRFVPEAIREATEEYDLVHANYGLTAPMALAQRELPVVVSLWGSDLLGEFGWLSKACARWADEVVVMSAEMDAQVGVESHVVPHGVNAEQFRPASKCEAREEVGWTDDARHVLFPYAPDRSLKDFPRAGRVVESARERVESPVELHPLGGVDHDRIPTYMNAADVLLLTSRREGLPNSVKEAMCCNLPVVATDVGDVAECLRGVSPSALCETDAELAGALGDVLADPRRSNGREEISDLRVERVAERLGGVYDDALGRESGLGLGTGPDRESGENAGRTHGDATADSDTQTESGGNRERPPARR is encoded by the coding sequence ATGAAGGTTCTGAGCTTGACAGCTAACACGCCGGGTTTCTACCGGCGGGAGACTGCCGCACTCGCCGACCTCGGTATCGAGCGCACGACGCTGGAGGTTCCGGGAAATCCCGACGAGGGCCGGTCGGTCGCCGACTACCTCCGGTTCGTCCCCGAGGCCATCCGAGAGGCCACCGAGGAGTACGACCTCGTTCACGCAAACTACGGACTGACCGCGCCAATGGCGCTGGCCCAGAGAGAACTTCCCGTGGTCGTCTCGCTGTGGGGGTCGGACCTGCTGGGGGAGTTCGGGTGGCTCTCGAAGGCCTGCGCCCGGTGGGCCGACGAGGTGGTCGTGATGTCCGCGGAGATGGACGCACAAGTCGGCGTGGAGAGCCACGTGGTTCCCCACGGCGTGAACGCCGAGCAGTTCCGACCGGCCTCGAAGTGCGAGGCCCGCGAGGAGGTCGGATGGACCGACGACGCCCGCCACGTCCTGTTTCCCTACGCGCCGGACAGGAGCCTCAAGGACTTCCCGCGGGCCGGTCGGGTAGTCGAATCGGCCCGCGAGCGAGTCGAGAGTCCGGTGGAACTCCACCCGCTCGGCGGCGTGGACCACGACCGGATTCCGACGTACATGAACGCCGCCGACGTCCTCCTGCTGACCTCGCGCCGGGAAGGACTGCCCAACTCGGTCAAGGAGGCGATGTGCTGTAACCTGCCGGTCGTGGCGACCGACGTGGGCGACGTGGCCGAGTGCCTTCGGGGGGTCTCGCCCTCGGCACTCTGCGAGACCGACGCGGAACTCGCCGGTGCGCTGGGAGACGTGCTGGCCGACCCTCGGCGGTCGAACGGCCGGGAGGAGATTTCGGACTTGCGGGTCGAGCGAGTGGCCGAGCGCCTCGGCGGGGTGTACGACGACGCCCTCGGACGTGAGTCCGGACTCGGCCTCGGCACCGGTCCAGACCGCGAATCCGGGGAGAACGCCGGTCGAACTCACGGCGACGCGACGGCGGACTCCGACACGCAGACGGAATCCGGCGGGAACCGAGAGCGCCCGCCGGCGCGCCGATAG
- a CDS encoding GNAT family N-acetyltransferase — MRVEQLELSEWESALPSDGFEVFHRPEALEVVADHTDAEMKLFGGFKGQQPIALLPVFVQQKSVGTAVTSPPPSLGIPRLGPILMPTSPKRRKQEKVNNEFTEKVLQQVGTDLDLDRRLAEVGVESPMAEKVVNRLDVDSRLTLFRMECNAAYGDPRPYSWGNLQVEPNFTYFLDLAGRDTEEVRKSFSKSLRREIGDAEDLDVTVETEGLSGAREIYRATQRRFAEQDEPFGLTWEYVRDLFEALAEEDRARAYVARDSEGEYLSGITALYSNDHAYFWQGGAKAIYEGTAVNSLIHWRLIEDIVDDPPVESVTKYDLMGANTERLCRYKAKFGADLVPYYVVESPGAAMNVAKRAYKLVQ; from the coding sequence ATGAGAGTCGAGCAACTCGAACTGTCGGAGTGGGAGTCGGCACTGCCGAGCGATGGATTCGAAGTGTTTCACCGACCGGAGGCGCTGGAGGTGGTCGCGGACCACACCGACGCCGAGATGAAACTGTTCGGCGGGTTCAAGGGCCAACAGCCGATTGCTCTGCTTCCGGTCTTCGTCCAGCAGAAGTCGGTCGGGACCGCGGTCACCTCGCCCCCGCCGAGTTTGGGCATCCCCCGACTCGGGCCGATTCTGATGCCGACCAGTCCCAAGCGTCGCAAGCAGGAGAAGGTCAACAACGAGTTCACCGAGAAGGTCCTCCAGCAGGTCGGCACCGACCTCGATTTGGACCGACGACTCGCTGAGGTCGGCGTTGAGTCGCCGATGGCCGAAAAGGTGGTAAACCGCCTCGACGTGGACTCGCGGCTGACCCTCTTTCGGATGGAGTGCAACGCGGCCTACGGCGACCCCCGGCCCTACTCGTGGGGGAACCTACAGGTCGAACCGAACTTCACCTACTTCCTCGACTTGGCGGGCAGGGACACCGAGGAGGTCCGAAAGTCCTTCTCCAAGAGCCTCCGGCGGGAAATCGGCGACGCCGAGGACTTAGATGTCACTGTCGAGACCGAGGGGCTATCGGGTGCCCGCGAAATCTACCGGGCCACCCAGCGCCGGTTCGCCGAGCAGGACGAACCCTTCGGCCTGACGTGGGAGTACGTTCGGGACCTGTTCGAGGCCCTCGCCGAGGAGGACCGCGCTCGGGCCTACGTCGCCCGAGATTCTGAGGGTGAGTACCTCTCGGGTATCACCGCGCTCTACTCGAACGACCACGCCTACTTCTGGCAGGGCGGCGCGAAGGCAATCTACGAGGGCACCGCGGTCAACAGCCTCATCCACTGGCGACTCATCGAGGACATCGTGGACGACCCGCCGGTCGAGTCGGTCACGAAGTACGACCTGATGGGCGCGAACACCGAGCGCCTCTGTCGGTACAAGGCGAAGTTCGGCGCTGACCTCGTGCCCTACTACGTGGTCGAATCCCCCGGCGCGGCGATGAACGTGGCCAAACGGGCCTACAAACTGGTCCAGTAG
- a CDS encoding polysaccharide deacetylase family protein, producing the protein MPEREPNQSNSKVAGRPSAVADSEFALLLTHDVDRPYKSVQSVYHAIEHRDLGQLRALRPDVNPWWTFDDIIELEESLGVRSAFYFLREKHLLERPPSDWLNPFYWVEHVGRYGLETPEMLDLLDRLQEGGWEVGLHGSYDSYDDAERLETEKTMLELALGESVTGGRQHHLNRSPETWDHHRDIGLKYDASPGSSETFGFDHGYLPFRPFGDEFVVFPLTVMECALPDPGDDFNAAWAECEALLAEAAENDAVMSALWHPRLFEQTDFPGYRRLYRQLIERALEMGAWVGAPADYYAMMDHPGESAAEEGDESELAETGNDDRSRLRPRQAGDNKVKTGLNTEPTG; encoded by the coding sequence ATGCCTGAGCGAGAGCCGAATCAGTCGAATTCGAAGGTTGCAGGTCGCCCCTCTGCAGTCGCGGACTCGGAGTTCGCCCTCCTGCTGACCCACGACGTCGACCGGCCCTACAAGTCGGTCCAATCGGTGTACCACGCCATCGAACACCGCGATTTGGGCCAACTGCGGGCGCTCCGACCCGACGTGAACCCGTGGTGGACCTTCGACGACATTATCGAACTCGAGGAGTCGCTGGGCGTCCGGTCGGCGTTCTACTTCCTCCGGGAGAAACACCTCCTCGAACGCCCGCCGAGCGACTGGCTGAATCCCTTCTACTGGGTCGAACACGTCGGCCGGTACGGCCTCGAAACCCCGGAGATGCTGGATTTGTTGGACCGCCTGCAGGAGGGCGGGTGGGAGGTCGGTCTCCACGGTTCCTACGACTCCTACGACGACGCCGAGCGCCTCGAAACCGAGAAGACGATGCTGGAGTTGGCCCTCGGCGAGTCGGTGACGGGGGGTCGCCAGCACCACCTCAACCGGAGTCCCGAGACGTGGGACCACCACCGCGACATCGGCCTCAAATACGACGCCAGCCCCGGTTCCAGCGAGACGTTCGGCTTCGACCACGGCTACCTCCCGTTCCGGCCCTTCGGCGACGAGTTCGTGGTCTTCCCCCTGACGGTGATGGAGTGCGCGCTCCCGGACCCCGGAGACGACTTCAACGCGGCGTGGGCCGAGTGCGAGGCCCTGCTCGCCGAGGCCGCCGAGAACGACGCCGTGATGTCGGCGCTCTGGCACCCGCGACTGTTCGAGCAGACCGACTTCCCCGGCTACCGGCGACTCTACCGCCAGCTAATCGAGCGGGCCTTGGAGATGGGCGCGTGGGTCGGCGCACCCGCCGACTACTACGCGATGATGGACCATCCCGGCGAGAGCGCGGCCGAGGAGGGCGACGAGTCGGAGTTAGCCGAAACCGGGAACGACGACAGGAGTCGCCTACGACCCCGACAGGCGGGGGATAACAAAGTGAAAACCGGCCTGAACACCGAGCCAACAGGATGA
- the wecB gene encoding non-hydrolyzing UDP-N-acetylglucosamine 2-epimerase: protein MKVLTVVGARPQFIKAAAVSRELRRNHDEVLVHTGQHYDEEMSDVFFEELGIPEPDDNLAVGSDSHGAQTAEMLAGLEERIEAESPDAVLVYGDTNSTLAAAVAASKMDTKIAHVEAGLRSYNREMPEEINRVLTDHAADLLFAPSRRAVENLREESVQGAVHNTGDVMYDAVLWARDRAEDHAEILDELDLEPGEYVLATVHRAGNTDDPDRLAGILDALADDPREVVLPAHPRTINCMERYGIRDDADQKLTLIDPAGYLDFVRLQDCADVVATDSGGVQKEAFFLDTPCVTMRDETEWRETVEAGWNTLVGADGEAIRRALATADPPAEKPRPYGDGDAAATVTRLLDDA, encoded by the coding sequence ATGAAGGTCCTGACGGTGGTCGGCGCGCGGCCCCAGTTCATCAAGGCCGCGGCCGTCTCGCGGGAGTTACGCCGGAACCACGACGAGGTGCTGGTTCACACCGGCCAGCACTACGACGAGGAGATGTCCGACGTGTTCTTCGAGGAACTCGGGATTCCGGAACCCGACGACAACCTCGCGGTCGGGTCCGACAGTCACGGTGCCCAGACCGCCGAGATGCTGGCCGGACTCGAAGAGCGCATCGAAGCCGAATCCCCCGACGCCGTGCTGGTCTACGGCGACACCAACTCGACACTCGCGGCCGCCGTCGCGGCGTCGAAGATGGACACCAAGATTGCGCACGTCGAGGCCGGTCTCCGGAGCTACAACCGCGAGATGCCCGAGGAAATCAACCGGGTCCTCACCGACCACGCCGCCGACCTGCTGTTCGCCCCCTCCCGGCGCGCGGTCGAAAATCTGCGCGAGGAGTCCGTGCAGGGCGCGGTCCACAACACCGGCGACGTGATGTACGACGCCGTGCTGTGGGCGCGCGACCGGGCAGAGGACCACGCCGAGATTCTGGACGAGTTGGACCTCGAACCCGGCGAGTACGTGCTGGCGACGGTCCACCGCGCGGGCAACACCGACGACCCCGACAGACTCGCGGGCATCCTCGACGCGCTGGCCGACGACCCCCGAGAGGTCGTCCTCCCGGCCCACCCGCGGACCATAAACTGCATGGAGCGATATGGAATCCGCGACGACGCCGACCAGAAGCTGACGCTCATCGACCCCGCGGGCTACCTCGATTTCGTCCGCCTACAGGACTGTGCGGACGTGGTGGCCACCGACTCGGGCGGCGTCCAGAAGGAGGCCTTCTTCCTCGACACCCCCTGCGTGACGATGCGCGACGAGACCGAGTGGCGCGAGACGGTCGAAGCCGGGTGGAACACGCTGGTCGGCGCGGACGGCGAGGCTATCCGGCGCGCGCTGGCCACCGCTGACCCGCCCGCAGAGAAGCCCCGGCCCTACGGCGACGGCGACGCCGCGGCGACTGTCACCCGCCTACTGGACGATGCCTGA
- a CDS encoding glycosyltransferase family 2 protein, which produces MYRENTVAVVIPAYDEAGFVGEVIDTIPEFVDRIYPVDDCSTDGTWDEIRACARRVNERAESSGAFADGSGALLSPDDAEPSEADDSADSGEPESAAGDSSPGARVVPLRHDENRGVGAAIKTGYRRARADGIDAVAVMAGDGQMDPDQLSRLLDPVVSGRADYAKGDRLATDEYTAEMSNWRLFGNALLTLLTRTASGYWRMSDPQNGYTVVSGEALDRLDLDSMFDDYGFANAMLVHLNVADMRVADVPMPAQYGDEDSGIRYSTFVPQLSGLLAKGFAWRLAEEHLGRERRGFPALYLVGAVGTVAGVYATVRDGFSSVGEDDADSESDPLQGNTAHREGINYNAEETQNKGQATMNTARTERPRGRGPLTTLVGLTATTLAAVFDAAENEPLHVSVESDEGLGGEAPDGSDSDEEVGDR; this is translated from the coding sequence ATGTACCGAGAGAACACCGTCGCCGTCGTGATTCCCGCCTACGACGAGGCCGGTTTCGTCGGCGAGGTAATCGACACGATTCCGGAGTTCGTGGACCGCATCTACCCGGTAGACGACTGCTCGACCGACGGGACGTGGGACGAGATTCGGGCTTGCGCCCGGCGAGTCAACGAGCGGGCCGAGTCGTCGGGGGCGTTCGCGGACGGTTCCGGGGCGCTTCTGTCGCCCGACGACGCCGAACCGTCGGAAGCCGACGATTCGGCCGATTCCGGCGAACCGGAATCGGCCGCAGGCGACTCGTCGCCCGGCGCTCGGGTCGTCCCGCTCCGCCACGACGAGAACCGGGGCGTCGGCGCGGCCATCAAGACCGGCTACCGGCGCGCCCGCGCCGACGGCATCGACGCCGTGGCGGTGATGGCCGGCGACGGCCAGATGGACCCCGACCAGTTGAGTCGCCTCCTCGACCCGGTGGTCTCCGGCCGGGCCGACTACGCGAAGGGCGACCGGCTCGCCACCGACGAGTACACCGCGGAGATGTCGAACTGGCGGCTGTTCGGCAACGCGCTGTTGACTCTGCTGACTCGGACCGCCAGCGGCTACTGGCGGATGTCCGACCCCCAGAACGGCTACACCGTGGTCTCGGGCGAGGCGCTGGACCGCCTCGACTTGGACTCGATGTTCGACGACTACGGCTTCGCCAACGCGATGCTGGTCCACCTCAACGTCGCCGACATGCGGGTCGCCGACGTGCCGATGCCCGCCCAGTACGGCGACGAGGACAGCGGCATCCGTTACTCCACCTTCGTCCCGCAACTCTCGGGCCTGCTCGCCAAGGGGTTCGCGTGGCGACTCGCCGAGGAGCATCTCGGACGAGAGCGCCGGGGCTTCCCGGCGCTGTACCTCGTCGGCGCAGTCGGGACGGTGGCCGGCGTGTACGCCACCGTTCGTGACGGGTTCTCCTCGGTCGGCGAGGACGACGCGGACTCAGAGAGCGACCCGCTACAAGGAAATACAGCGCATCGTGAAGGAATTAATTATAATGCCGAAGAAACTCAAAACAAAGGCCAAGCAACGATGAATACTGCTCGAACCGAGCGCCCGCGAGGGCGCGGTCCCCTGACGACGCTGGTCGGACTGACGGCGACGACGCTGGCGGCGGTGTTCGACGCCGCCGAGAACGAACCCCTCCACGTGTCGGTCGAATCCGACGAGGGCCTCGGCGGCGAGGCCCCCGATGGCTCCGACAGCGACGAGGAGGTGGGCGACCGATGA
- a CDS encoding nucleotide sugar dehydrogenase, with the protein MSLQEIAHLYDSDAPTADQREAFRAGQVPVAVYGLGKMGLPLAAVYADVSGNVVGADVDSAVVESVNAGECHVKREPGLPELVAETVESGAFEATDDPAEAASDAAVHVVIVPTPITDDHEADLSILKSVAADIGSGLDPGDLVVVECTVPPRTCEDVLNPLLADAADHDEFGLAFCPERTSSGRALEDIRGAYPKVVGGVDDEATRVAELVYGEITDNEVLAVSDATTAEAVKVFEGLYRDVNIALANELATLTDEMGVDVNEAIETANTQPFCDIHTPGVGVGGHCIPYYPYFVINGFDTDSPLLETAREVNDSMPHFAVETLTRELDAEGTDPDDATIAILGLTYRPGVEETRASPAGPIAEDLTNLGAEVLAVDPMLDDAEGFDAELVSQDAVYDRELDAVVLVTPHTEFEAFAWDRFDRLVVVDGRQSLDLADSDHRVYTIGSG; encoded by the coding sequence GTGAGTCTGCAGGAAATCGCACACCTCTACGACAGCGACGCACCGACCGCCGACCAGCGCGAGGCCTTCCGGGCCGGACAGGTCCCGGTCGCGGTGTACGGTCTCGGCAAGATGGGCCTGCCACTCGCGGCGGTGTACGCCGACGTATCGGGCAACGTCGTCGGTGCGGACGTGGATTCGGCGGTGGTCGAATCGGTCAACGCCGGGGAGTGCCACGTCAAGCGCGAACCCGGACTTCCCGAACTCGTGGCTGAGACGGTCGAATCCGGCGCGTTCGAGGCCACCGACGACCCCGCCGAGGCCGCCAGCGACGCCGCGGTCCACGTCGTCATCGTGCCGACGCCCATCACCGACGACCACGAGGCCGACCTCTCTATCCTGAAGTCGGTCGCGGCGGACATCGGGTCGGGCCTCGACCCCGGTGACCTCGTGGTCGTGGAGTGTACCGTTCCGCCCAGAACCTGCGAGGACGTGCTGAACCCTCTCCTCGCGGACGCCGCGGACCACGACGAGTTCGGCTTGGCGTTCTGCCCCGAACGGACCTCCAGCGGGCGGGCGCTCGAAGACATCCGAGGAGCCTACCCCAAAGTCGTCGGCGGCGTGGACGACGAGGCCACCCGAGTCGCCGAACTGGTCTACGGCGAGATTACCGACAACGAGGTCTTGGCGGTCTCTGACGCCACGACAGCAGAGGCCGTCAAAGTGTTCGAAGGCTTGTATCGGGACGTGAACATCGCGCTGGCCAACGAGTTGGCCACGCTGACCGACGAGATGGGCGTGGACGTGAACGAGGCCATCGAGACGGCCAACACCCAACCGTTCTGCGACATCCACACGCCGGGGGTCGGCGTCGGGGGCCACTGCATCCCCTACTACCCCTACTTCGTCATCAACGGCTTCGACACCGACTCGCCCCTGCTTGAAACCGCCCGCGAGGTCAACGACTCGATGCCCCACTTCGCGGTCGAGACCCTGACCCGCGAACTCGACGCCGAGGGGACGGACCCCGACGACGCGACGATAGCGATTCTGGGTCTAACCTATCGGCCGGGCGTCGAGGAGACTCGGGCCTCGCCCGCCGGACCCATCGCCGAGGACCTCACTAATCTCGGCGCAGAGGTGCTGGCAGTGGACCCCATGCTGGACGACGCCGAGGGGTTCGACGCCGAATTGGTATCGCAAGATGCGGTTTACGACCGGGAACTCGACGCGGTGGTGCTGGTGACGCCCCACACCGAGTTCGAGGCGTTCGCGTGGGACCGCTTCGACCGACTCGTGGTCGTTGACGGCAGACAGAGCCTCGACTTGGCCGATTCAGACCACCGCGTCTACACCATCGGGAGCGGGTGA
- a CDS encoding Gfo/Idh/MocA family protein, with protein MSAEFPDSTNAGVIGVGSMGRHHARVYSELPDVNLVGVYDVDDQQAREVAEDHGSRAMNLEALTHAADVASIAVPTQFHADMARQCIDRGVDVLVEKPFVDDPEVGRDLLERADEQGVTIQVGHVERFNPAIRTLADIVADLDVIAIDAQRLGPPPEGRQVDESAVLDLMIHDIDVVLATMGEEPEAITAHGIKNNQYATADLEFGDGTVASLTASRVTQQRVRKLSITAEECRVNVDYIDRSVEIHRHSLPEYIEDNGDVRYRHESIVERPTVQTGEPLKNELEAFVSAATGEGDAVVSGEDGLRVLEVAREVDRIAGEETTEKQAEVSPR; from the coding sequence ATGAGTGCTGAATTTCCCGATTCGACGAACGCTGGCGTCATCGGCGTCGGCAGTATGGGTCGCCATCACGCGCGAGTCTACAGCGAACTCCCCGACGTGAATCTCGTCGGCGTCTACGACGTGGACGACCAACAGGCCCGAGAGGTCGCCGAGGACCACGGGAGTCGCGCGATGAACTTAGAGGCGCTGACCCACGCGGCGGACGTAGCCTCGATTGCGGTGCCGACCCAGTTCCACGCCGACATGGCCCGCCAGTGCATCGACCGAGGAGTGGACGTGCTGGTCGAGAAGCCATTCGTGGACGACCCCGAGGTGGGTCGGGACTTGCTGGAACGGGCCGACGAGCAGGGCGTGACGATTCAGGTCGGCCACGTCGAGCGGTTCAACCCGGCGATTCGGACGCTGGCGGACATCGTGGCCGACTTAGACGTTATCGCCATCGACGCCCAGCGACTCGGGCCGCCGCCGGAGGGCCGGCAGGTGGACGAGAGCGCGGTGCTGGACCTGATGATTCACGACATCGACGTGGTGCTGGCGACGATGGGTGAGGAACCGGAAGCAATCACGGCCCACGGTATCAAGAACAACCAGTACGCCACTGCCGACCTCGAATTCGGCGACGGGACCGTGGCCTCGCTGACCGCCAGCAGGGTGACCCAACAGCGAGTTCGGAAACTCTCCATCACCGCCGAGGAGTGCCGGGTCAACGTCGATTACATCGACCGGTCGGTCGAGATTCACCGCCACTCGCTCCCCGAGTACATCGAGGACAACGGCGACGTGCGCTACCGCCACGAGTCCATCGTGGAACGGCCGACCGTCCAGACCGGCGAACCGCTGAAGAATGAGTTGGAGGCGTTCGTCTCGGCGGCGACCGGCGAGGGCGACGCCGTGGTCTCGGGCGAGGACGGCCTGCGGGTCCTCGAAGTCGCGCGGGAAGTAGACCGCATCGCGGGCGAGGAGACAACCGAGAAGCAAGCCGAGGTGAGTCCCCGGTGA
- a CDS encoding DegT/DnrJ/EryC1/StrS family aminotransferase — MTEIPIADPEMGEREIERVREVMESGRIADGPEVREFEAEFAEFCDADRGVATSNGTTALHTAFEALGIGPGDKVVTTPFSFVASANAIRLAGAQPVFADIDPETYNLDPEAVEEVVRREDDVAAIMPVHLYGLPAEMDFLLDIADDYDLAVVEDAAQAHGAEFRDQRVGSLGDAACFSMYPTKNMTTGEGGMITTDRDDVAEAAESFVNHGRPPEGGYKHVRVGHNFRMTSLSAAIGRIQLDRLPDYNRTRRSNAAYLTDALADADVVTPTEPDECRHVYHQYTIRADDRAGLADHLEDRGVGTGVYYPTPIHEQSAYDGVDHSAPVAERSAEQALSLPIHPNVSEQDLRTIASAIIEYEC, encoded by the coding sequence ATGACCGAGATTCCCATCGCCGACCCCGAGATGGGCGAGCGCGAAATCGAGCGCGTCCGGGAGGTCATGGAGTCGGGACGCATCGCCGACGGTCCCGAGGTCCGGGAGTTCGAAGCCGAGTTCGCAGAGTTCTGCGACGCCGACCGAGGAGTCGCCACGAGCAACGGGACGACGGCCCTCCACACGGCCTTCGAGGCTCTCGGTATCGGACCGGGGGACAAGGTGGTGACGACGCCGTTCTCGTTCGTGGCGAGCGCGAACGCGATTCGACTGGCGGGCGCACAACCGGTCTTCGCCGACATCGACCCCGAGACGTACAACCTCGACCCGGAGGCGGTCGAGGAGGTCGTTCGCCGCGAGGACGACGTGGCCGCCATCATGCCGGTCCACCTCTACGGCCTTCCGGCCGAGATGGACTTCCTGCTGGACATCGCAGACGACTACGACCTCGCTGTCGTGGAGGACGCCGCGCAGGCCCACGGCGCAGAGTTCCGCGACCAGAGAGTCGGGTCGCTCGGGGACGCCGCCTGCTTCTCGATGTACCCGACCAAGAACATGACCACGGGCGAGGGCGGGATGATAACTACCGACCGCGACGACGTGGCCGAGGCCGCCGAGAGCTTCGTCAACCACGGTCGGCCACCCGAAGGTGGCTATAAGCACGTCAGAGTTGGCCACAACTTCCGGATGACCTCGCTGTCGGCCGCCATCGGTCGCATCCAACTCGACCGCCTGCCCGACTACAACCGCACCCGGCGGTCGAACGCGGCCTACCTGACCGACGCGCTGGCCGACGCCGACGTGGTGACGCCCACAGAACCCGACGAGTGTCGCCACGTCTACCACCAGTACACGATTCGGGCCGACGACCGGGCGGGACTGGCAGACCACCTCGAAGACCGGGGCGTCGGCACCGGGGTCTACTACCCGACGCCGATTCACGAGCAGTCGGCCTACGACGGGGTGGACCACTCCGCGCCGGTCGCCGAGCGGTCCGCCGAGCAGGCGCTCTCGCTCCCGATTCATCCGAACGTCTCCGAACAGGACCTTCGAACCATCGCTTCCGCTATCATCGAGTATGAGTGCTGA